In Akkermansia muciniphila ATCC BAA-835, the genomic stretch GATGTTTTATGCCACGCCATTGCGGATGCCCTGCTGGGCGCTGCCGGGTTGCCGGACATCGGCTACTGGTTTCCGCCGGGCGATCCTTCCTGCAAGGACATCCCTTCCCTGGATATTGTGGCGAAAGCCGTTTCTCTGATTCGGGAGCGCGGCGGCCGCATCGTGAATGTGGACTCGTCCCTTATTGCAGAATCTCCCCGTATTTCCCCTTATTTGGAGCAGATGAAGGGAGCTTTGGGCGCCGCTCTGGGAATCTCTCCGGTCCGTGTGGGCATCAAGGCCACTACTAATGAACAGCTTGGCGCGCTGGGCCGCAGGGAAGGCATTGCCGCTTTTGCCGTAGCGGCTATTCTGATGCCGGAGGATTTGACCATGCCGTAAGAAGAACGCTCCGGTTCCGTTTCTGGAAGCCTTTTTTCAAAAAAGAAGCCGATATGGGGCTTTAAACAAGGAATATGCTTCAGGAATAACGGGCAGGTGGAAATGGCGTTTTTTGGGGGAGGCCCTTTCCCAGGCAGTTTTAATGAAATGGCAGGAAATTGTTAACCGTTCCCTGGCGGCAAAGCCGTTTTTGGCTGCATAATAATATTACCCGTTTCCCTGCACAGGGAAGAGGTGTTGCCTGATATCTCAGCTGATGCAGCGGTAATAATAATCCACGCGGGAGATGAACCAAGACCATTTGAAGCCGGGTTTGCCATTGTCCAGCAGAAGGTGGGGGCAACGCTTGCCGGTCCAGTAGTAATGGGGCACGACATTCCTCAGGGGAATATCGTGGGCATACATGTTGTAGGCCGCCAGCTTGGCAGCGCGGTCAAAGGTTTTGACGATGCTCTGTCCTCGCTTCTCACACATTTCAATTCCGATGGAGTACATGTCTCCGGGGCCGCCCCGGTCTGCATGGCGTCCCGTTTCATTCAGGGGGATATGCTGCATGGTCACGTATGGGTCTACCGTATAATGCCAGTTGCAGCGCAAAGCTCCGTTATTCAGGGCGCGCGCATGCTGCATGGCGTCTGCGGACGGGTTTTCCGTGTTGTGCATGGTGATGAAGCGCGGCTTCATTCGGGAAGAACGGCGGCGGAGCGGAGAAGATTTAGGCATGAACATCGGCCGGACGTTACATTCCGCCAGCAATTGGCGCGGAGAACGTTTCACCACGGGGACCCCGGAGGGCTTAAAGGAGATCATGGGAGCCATTCCTGCTTTTCCGGAAGGTTCCGAACAACTGGTCAGGGCAAGCAGGGCGGCGGTTTCCAGCAGAAAAGTTCTGCGGTCCATGCCCTGGACTTTCTCCAGCATGGGCTGGAGCTGACCGGAAAAGCGGGCAAGATAAGTGGCGATGGTGGAAATATTGCTCATACGGAGGCCGGGAGATGGGGAATTTTCAGCACGGATGCGGGAAAAGTTAAGTTCACGCTAAGATTCGCTCTTCTTCTTTGCAACGAAAAAGTGTGAAAGCTTCAGCATTGTGCCGAATTCTTCGCTCTTTTTGTCATATTGGTTTGCTTAAACCGTTGTTGAGAGCAGAACAGTCTCTGCTTCTGCGGCGGTGACGGCATCCGCGCCTGCCGGGGACAGAATGAATTCTCCCTTCCGGGCCGTTTTCCCGTCCCAGAGCACGGAACCGCAGAGGACCGTGAAGACGGCAAAGCGGGAGGAGTCCGGCTGGGTAAACCGTTCTCCCTTATCCAGGCGGTATTCCTTTGTGGTGAAATACGGCATTTCCGTCAGGTATCCGGGGCGCTGGCTGAGTTCCCGGAATTCCCCGATGGAATCCAATGCCTGTTCCAGGTGCAGTTCCCGTCCTCGTCCGGAGTCATCCGTGCGGTTCCAGTCATAAAGGCGGTAGGTGGTATCGCTATTCTGCTGGATTTCCGCAATGAGGTGCCCGGCGCCAATGGCATGAACCAGCCCCGCCGGAATGTAAAGGTGTTCCCCCGGTTCCAGATGGGTGGAGCGTATCAGCTGCTCCATCTGTCCTGTTTCCGCCGCATGACGGATGTCCGGGAGTGTGGCGTTTTCCTCCATTCCCCCGTAAATCAGGGCGTCCGGGGATGCGTGCAGCACATACCAGATTTCATTTTTTACTTCTCCCTGCCGGGCTGCCGCCGTGCGTTCCGGGGGATGCACCTGAACGGAAAGATTTTCGCGGGCATCCAGAATTTTGCAGAGCAGGGGAAAGCGGGGGAAACGCTCGTAGCCGGGAC encodes the following:
- a CDS encoding peptidoglycan recognition protein family protein; this encodes MSNISTIATYLARFSGQLQPMLEKVQGMDRRTFLLETAALLALTSCSEPSGKAGMAPMISFKPSGVPVVKRSPRQLLAECNVRPMFMPKSSPLRRRSSRMKPRFITMHNTENPSADAMQHARALNNGALRCNWHYTVDPYVTMQHIPLNETGRHADRGGPGDMYSIGIEMCEKRGQSIVKTFDRAAKLAAYNMYAHDIPLRNVVPHYYWTGKRCPHLLLDNGKPGFKWSWFISRVDYYYRCIS
- a CDS encoding type I phosphomannose isomerase catalytic subunit; this encodes MQPFRFHSIYQPRIWGGQSMRTMLGRELPDRETAYGEAWEISDRPEAMSIVKDGEWEGMPLHRLWEEHRQEIFGPGYERFPRFPLLCKILDARENLSVQVHPPERTAAARQGEVKNEIWYVLHASPDALIYGGMEENATLPDIRHAAETGQMEQLIRSTHLEPGEHLYIPAGLVHAIGAGHLIAEIQQNSDTTYRLYDWNRTDDSGRGRELHLEQALDSIGEFRELSQRPGYLTEMPYFTTKEYRLDKGERFTQPDSSRFAVFTVLCGSVLWDGKTARKGEFILSPAGADAVTAAEAETVLLSTTV
- the ispF gene encoding 2-C-methyl-D-erythritol 2,4-cyclodiphosphate synthase, which gives rise to MKNMIALTGIGYDIHRFAEVPRPLMLGGVHIPSSRGLDGHSDADVLCHAIADALLGAAGLPDIGYWFPPGDPSCKDIPSLDIVAKAVSLIRERGGRIVNVDSSLIAESPRISPYLEQMKGALGAALGISPVRVGIKATTNEQLGALGRREGIAAFAVAAILMPEDLTMP